Genomic window (Arachis hypogaea cultivar Tifrunner chromosome 13, arahy.Tifrunner.gnm2.J5K5, whole genome shotgun sequence):
TTTCACATGGAGAATCTTCTTGATGTTATTATTCCTTGGCTGACTCGAAAATATAACCAGTTATTGAGTTAACACTGGCAAAGGATGATACCGGATTTGCAATATGTAAACTATTAAAAAGGAGAAACGAGATGACAAACAAAACATTCAAAGGATGAAAAATGCAGTTCTCACAAATaattattcattcattcatttatttaCAAACCCATAAAACGTACATGCTATTTATTCTCAGAACCGAATTATAAAAATTGGTCCTTACTTATTTATCTACATCACCATAACCGTAAAAACAGATGAAACTTTCAACTAGCACACAATCAAAATAACTGCTTCACACAATGTTCTGCCTTTCCTCTGCTTCACCCTCTCCAACAACATACACTTGGGTTGTCTCTGCTATTTCTGATATGGTTTCACCTATGGCATTCAGaaccccaccaccaccaccaccaccaccctgaCTCTGCGCCTTCATTGCAGGTTTAATCATGGTTTCTCCAATCTCAGCCACAGTCTCACCTACTGCTCCCAGCACCTGGCTTCCTCCTTCATTCACATTATCCAATGGCTTCACCCTTTCACCACTATCACCCAATGTTCCACCAACGTTTTGATATGGTTGCTGTTCCCTTTGGTGGTTAACATTGCCCACAGTTCCTTTTGTTCCCTTTTGAAAATCTTGAGTAACTTCACCTTGAGTGGTAGCAACCCCACCAAGTTGTTCACCTTGATCTCCCTGAAACGTTCTCTCTTCAGATCCTCTTCTCACTCCACCTTCCTGTTCTTGTCCTTCTCCTCTTTCAACAACTTCCGTTGATTTCTTCTCATCAGTTTCCTGAATGCAATTGTGAAGTTTTCACTAATTGATAATAAGAGACTCTTGAACAAAATGCCAAACTGAGATCAACCATAAATCACAGTTTTACTAGTGAGGTATATATACCTAACCAGAAAATATAGAGAGTTAGTTAAAATTAGCCAATTTTAGGATTCAAGCTTATAATTTAAGAGTTAAAGTTAGCATTTAAGTTTATAAATTAGGAgttaaaataaatagaagaatttaaaaaaaaaaaaaactggtgttagaagaaaaaaaaggggtTAATTTCTAGCATTCCTCTATTTAGAATACTAAAAAAGAAATTGGTTGGAGGAAGATAGAAACCAGTCTCTGAGCTGCTCTCTTGGCCTCCAGTTCCGTCTCTTTCTCATCCATCTTCCTTGCTGTATACTCCTTGGCACTATCACCAGCAGCAGCAGCCAACCCTTTAACGGTCCCCACCGACTTCGCGGCGAGCTCAGAAGCCTTCTGCCCAGCATACCCCGCCGCACCCTGGACAGCACCGGACACGACTTTGGTCCCCTCCACAGTCTTATCAGTCGAGTAATGCGCAGCACTCCACCCCGCCGCCGTAGCCTTGTCCTTCAAATCCGCCGCAACTTCAGCGGCACTCTTTCCGCCTTCCACCGTCGCCTCTTTCGCTTTATCCGCTGTTTGTACGATGTATTCCTTCGCGGCGACATAGCCTTCTTTTCCCTTCTCTATAGCGGTTTTATCTTGAGGGATTTGACTAGTGCCGGTTCCGGTGCCTCTGGCTGCTTGTTTTTCTTTCTGGTACCTCTCTTGAGCTGCGGAAATTGCATCCATTGAATTCTGTTGAGCTTGACCTCTGTACTTCGAAATCTCTTCCAAACTTggctgttcatcattcttttcttTCTGAGTTTCGCCGCTACTCTCTTGTTGAGACCTAGAAATGCCTCCAAGATTTGATTGTTCTTTGtggttcttttcttctccttttttgttTATGTCCTTTGCTGCTTCTTGTTGAGCCCGAGCTTCGGAATTCTGCTGTTCCTTTTGTTTATGTTGATCTGCTTTTTGGTTTATGTCCCTTAATGCTTGTTCTGCTCTTTTTTGTTTATTCTCCTGAGTtggattctttttattattctgttGTTGTTGAGCTTGGAAAGAAGAAGCATCTCTAGCTTTGTCAGCACCCTCTTGCAACTTCTCAGTTGTAACATGGTGCCTTTGTGTTTGTGTTTTCATCTTATTAGAGTCCCCTTCTTGTTCCTGTGCCGTGTTTTCTTTGCGAGATATCTGCTGAGACGCCATTGTTTTGTTGTTCCTCCTTTAAAGAACCAAGAAACTGCTTTCTTTGTGGTGTAAGTTGCTTTGTGTTTCAAGAACTTTGGGGAAATTCTGGGCATATAGattgatagatagatagatagatgtaTGGGAATGAAGTGTAAGTGTATGTAACGGGGTGGGtttaaaagaagagaaaggggaaggggaaatGGCGGTTCGAAATTGTCAAAGAGGTGGAGATGGATGGATCAAGTTTGCATGCGGAAGGACACGTGGACGGTTACAACAACAAGTGAGGGCTGTGCACTTTGCACAATTCCCCGTTGAATGGTAGAGATGGTCATAGTGGTGGAGTATGGATCCAGCAGCACTCTTGGGGTGCTTTACATATGTGACACGTGGAAACTTGGAGCATCCTCGAGTTGTTAGCATAGTTAGATACACGACACGTGGCTtgagtatttttcttttcttttaaaagactaaaacaaaaataatggataatttattttataattatgttaAATATACATTATATGCACGGACACTGATGCGAATACAAGATATACGATACTGATGTGAATATAGGATACACATAAATTTTACAATTTTACAAGACACGtggatatgatatatatatatatatatatataatatttttttatataaattataataatattttaatattttattaatattaaaatataaaataaatttttaatgacTTTCAAtgctttttaattatataaaatatttaaaatattttttattttaataaataataatatatattatttttaaattaattttaaaaatacacgGTTGAATACAGCAGACATGCATATTGAGACGAGAGTCAAAGAGTGTCTTTTCCAAAATATATACTACACATGAActcaaaaattcaacaaaatagaattgacatcaaaattatattttttaattttaattttagtaaaaaaaatattacattcaTGTAGAGTACAACTCTCTGTAAAATCCAAATTAATGGAATAACAAATCAAACAATTTGTGAGGTACTAAAATTAGACATTCGATATTTATACCATACACACGTGATGCGACAGGAGCCGAAGAAGCAGCACCAGTAACAACAGCGTAGTCTCTCTTTTCGGCAAAAATTCTCCTCTCACTCAACTTATCACTTTCACATATACCTCTCCTCACAAATAAACTCTTctcttcttttataaaaaaaaaaaaatcttttttcacaaattaaaagaCCAACTAAAAGAAGAACAACATTCAAAAGATTCTAGGGTTTGGAATAGAGAAGAATACTATCGTCTGGAAAATGAGTCGTTTTCCATTTTTGTTGATAATTTACCAGAAGATATCTCGAAGAGGAAATTATTCCACCTTTTTACCTGGACAGGAAGAATCATTGACATATATTTGTCTTGTAAGCAGAAAAAAGGTTTGATATATCTTTGTCTTTATACGGTACACGACAAAAGGGGGAGCAGTGAAGGCAATAACGGACATGGACCGAATGAGGCTACGTGGGAAGACAATCTCAGTAAAAGAAGCTACGTATAGAAGGCTTATGAAGGAGACAGTAAGAAGAATGCATATCGAGGGTAGAGAACATATTGCTAATGGGAATATGCGGACTCAACGTGGTGACAAGATGAATATGCTTACAAGTGAGGGAGGGACGATGAAGACTACATCGGAGAAGCAGCCAAACGGCAATGGATGGACGAAGAAGGTTGAAGTAACAGTTGCAGAAGAGAATATGGGTTGGCTAGCAAGGAGTTTAGTCGGGGGGACGACCAAGGCCATAGATTTCAATGCTTTAAAGAATGTAATTAGCAAGAATCTGCCTCAGGTTATTCAAGTCCGTGAATTAGGAGTTTATAAGGCACTTTTAACTTTCGACACTGTGAAGCATGCGGAGGAATCTTACACGTTTAAAATGAATAGTTTCCTGCAATTTTTTCATAGTGTTTGGAGATGGAAAGAATCAGAACGAACTGAGACTAGAAGAGTATGGCTAGAATGTTTTGGAGTGCCATTGCATGTGTGGTTTGCAGAAACATTTAAAAGAATAGGTGGACAATGGGGGGAAGTAGTACAGTGTGACGAAATCAAAATTATCATTCAGCTCTAGAAAAGTCCTAATCAATACTTGTATGTTTGATGTTATTAGTGAGTGGATCCACATAACGGTCGGTATTAGTGGATTTGATGTCCTTGTGAAGGAGGTGGGACGTGAGATATATGGAGCAGAGAGCATGA
Coding sequences:
- the LOC112737750 gene encoding uncharacterized protein translates to MASQQISRKENTAQEQEGDSNKMKTQTQRHHVTTEKLQEGADKARDASSFQAQQQQNNKKNPTQENKQKRAEQALRDINQKADQHKQKEQQNSEARAQQEAAKDINKKGEEKNHKEQSNLGGISRSQQESSGETQKEKNDEQPSLEEISKYRGQAQQNSMDAISAAQERYQKEKQAARGTGTGTSQIPQDKTAIEKGKEGYVAAKEYIVQTADKAKEATVEGGKSAAEVAADLKDKATAAGWSAAHYSTDKTVEGTKVVSGAVQGAAGYAGQKASELAAKSVGTVKGLAAAAGDSAKEYTARKMDEKETELEAKRAAQRLETDEKKSTEVVERGEGQEQEGGVRRGSEERTFQGDQGEQLGGVATTQGEVTQDFQKGTKGTVGNVNHQREQQPYQNVGGTLGDSGERVKPLDNVNEGGSQVLGAVGETVAEIGETMIKPAMKAQSQGGGGGGGGVLNAIGETISEIAETTQVYVVGEGEAEERQNIV